Proteins from a genomic interval of Cucumis melo cultivar AY chromosome 7, USDA_Cmelo_AY_1.0, whole genome shotgun sequence:
- the LOC103502495 gene encoding uncharacterized protein LOC103502495 isoform X2 — translation MYIRRSEVMTKWFLPSKPCFKGVFPRIHISSLTCFRGEKDANENLCSRESNVCSGEPTSTSGRMCSLESKQICCPEGASDLTKASTINQEVENGVNHDQHLEEKEVTDKHSGHCASDCNGNDCSSSHEWLDPSLQLNVPLVDVDKVRCIIRNIVRDWAEEGQKERDQCYKPILEELHSLFPDRKKESPPACLVPGAGLGRLALEISCLGFISQGNEFSYYMMICSSFILNHTQKVGEWTIYPWIHSNSNSLSDSDQLRPVSIPDIHPASAGITEGFSMCGGDFVEVYSDPSQVGLWDAVVTCFFIDTAHNIIEYIEVISRILKDGGVWINLGPLLYHFADMYGQEDEMSIEPSLEDVKKIILHYGFVFEKERTVETTYTTNPRSMMQNRYYAAFWTMRKKSATEGMTH, via the exons ATGTACATTAGAAGGTCAGAGGTCATGACAAAGTGGTTTCTTCCTTCAAAGCCGTGTTTTAAAG GTGTATTTCCACGAATTCATATTTCATCTTTAACATGCTTCAG AGGAGAAAAAGATGCCAATGAGAATTTATGTTCTCGGGAGAGCAATGTATGTTCTGGTGAGCCAACCTCAACAAGTGGAAGAATGTGTTCTTTAGAATCCAAACAAATCTGCTGTCCTGAAGGTGCAAGTGACTTGACCAAGGCATCAACTATCAACCAG GAAGTCGAAAATGGTGTTAACCATGATCAACATTTGGAAGAGAAGGAAGTCACAGATAAACACAGTGGACACTGTGCTTCTGATTGCAATGGAAAT GACTGTTCATCATCTCATGAATGGCTGGACCCATCTCTACAGTTGAATGTTCCATTGGTTGATGTGGATAAG GTGCGTTGTATTATAAGGAACATAGTCAGGGATTGGGCTGAAGAG GGTCAAAAAGAGCGTGACCAGTGCTATAAGCCTATCCTTGAAGAACTTCATTCCCTTTTTCCAGATCGAAAAAAAGAGAG TCCACCTGCTTGTTTAGTCCCTGGAGCTGGACTTGGACGACTGGCTCTAGAGATTTCATGTTTAG GTTTTATAAGTCAGGGGAACGAGTTTTCATACTACATGATGATATGCTCAAGTTTTATTCTTAATCA TACCCAGAAGGTTGGTGAATGGACAATATATCCCTGGATCCACAGCAATAGCAACTCACTTTCAGATAGTGATCAACTTCGTCCTGTTTCAATACCAGATATCCATCCCGCAAG CGCAGGGATTACTGAAGGTTTCTCAATGTGTGGTGGCGATTTTGTTGAAGTATACAGCGATCCAAGCCAAGTAG GACTATGGGATGCAGTTGTGACTTGTTTTTTCATCGATACTGCTcataatattattgaatatatagaGGTCATATCCAGAATTTTGAAAGATGGAGGA GTGTGGATAAATCTAGGGCCTCTGCTATACCATTTCGCAGACATGTATGGTCAAGAAGAT GAAATGTCCATTGAACCAAGTCTAGAAGATGTGAAGAAAATTATATTGCATTACGGCTTTGTGTTTGAG AAGGAAAGGACAGTTGAGACGACATACACAACAAATCCTAGATCAATGATGCAA AATCGATATTATGCTGCATTCTGGACTATGAGAAAAAAATCAGCTACAGAGGGTATGACACATTAA
- the LOC103502495 gene encoding uncharacterized protein LOC103502495 isoform X3, giving the protein MLQAFEPPLDMSQDTDCCDGSYPDHAHDDQFCCRGEKDANENLCSRESNVCSGEPTSTSGRMCSLESKQICCPEGASDLTKASTINQEVENGVNHDQHLEEKEVTDKHSGHCASDCNGNDCSSSHEWLDPSLQLNVPLVDVDKVRCIIRNIVRDWAEEGQKERDQCYKPILEELHSLFPDRKKESPPACLVPGAGLGRLALEISCLGFISQGNEFSYYMMICSSFILNHTQKVGEWTIYPWIHSNSNSLSDSDQLRPVSIPDIHPASAGITEGFSMCGGDFVEVYSDPSQVGLWDAVVTCFFIDTAHNIIEYIEVISRILKDGGVWINLGPLLYHFADMYGQEDEMSIEPSLEDVKKIILHYGFVFEKERTVETTYTTNPRSMMQNRYYAAFWTMRKKSATEGMTH; this is encoded by the exons ATGCTTCAG GCGTTTGAACCTCCACTTGATATGAGCCAAGACACTGATTGTTGTGATGGTTCATATCCTGATCATGCCCATGATGATCAATTTTGTTGTAGAGGAGAAAAAGATGCCAATGAGAATTTATGTTCTCGGGAGAGCAATGTATGTTCTGGTGAGCCAACCTCAACAAGTGGAAGAATGTGTTCTTTAGAATCCAAACAAATCTGCTGTCCTGAAGGTGCAAGTGACTTGACCAAGGCATCAACTATCAACCAG GAAGTCGAAAATGGTGTTAACCATGATCAACATTTGGAAGAGAAGGAAGTCACAGATAAACACAGTGGACACTGTGCTTCTGATTGCAATGGAAAT GACTGTTCATCATCTCATGAATGGCTGGACCCATCTCTACAGTTGAATGTTCCATTGGTTGATGTGGATAAG GTGCGTTGTATTATAAGGAACATAGTCAGGGATTGGGCTGAAGAG GGTCAAAAAGAGCGTGACCAGTGCTATAAGCCTATCCTTGAAGAACTTCATTCCCTTTTTCCAGATCGAAAAAAAGAGAG TCCACCTGCTTGTTTAGTCCCTGGAGCTGGACTTGGACGACTGGCTCTAGAGATTTCATGTTTAG GTTTTATAAGTCAGGGGAACGAGTTTTCATACTACATGATGATATGCTCAAGTTTTATTCTTAATCA TACCCAGAAGGTTGGTGAATGGACAATATATCCCTGGATCCACAGCAATAGCAACTCACTTTCAGATAGTGATCAACTTCGTCCTGTTTCAATACCAGATATCCATCCCGCAAG CGCAGGGATTACTGAAGGTTTCTCAATGTGTGGTGGCGATTTTGTTGAAGTATACAGCGATCCAAGCCAAGTAG GACTATGGGATGCAGTTGTGACTTGTTTTTTCATCGATACTGCTcataatattattgaatatatagaGGTCATATCCAGAATTTTGAAAGATGGAGGA GTGTGGATAAATCTAGGGCCTCTGCTATACCATTTCGCAGACATGTATGGTCAAGAAGAT GAAATGTCCATTGAACCAAGTCTAGAAGATGTGAAGAAAATTATATTGCATTACGGCTTTGTGTTTGAG AAGGAAAGGACAGTTGAGACGACATACACAACAAATCCTAGATCAATGATGCAA AATCGATATTATGCTGCATTCTGGACTATGAGAAAAAAATCAGCTACAGAGGGTATGACACATTAA
- the LOC103502496 gene encoding pentatricopeptide repeat-containing protein At4g02750-like, translating into MKFNVRSIGEKGSYVVTQNLRISQLGKSGRVEEAVAIFLQMTEKNVVTYNSMISAYAKNGRIANARELFDLMPQRNLVSWNSMIAGYLHNELVEDAAKLFDRMFKRDIYSWTLMITCYTRIGELEKARELFNLLPDKQDTVCRNALIAGYAKKRRFDEAKKLFDEMLVKNIVSWNSMLSGYTKNGEMQLGLQFFEAMGERNVVSWNLMIDGYIGVGDLDSAWMFFKKIPTPSVVSWVTMLSGFAHCGRMTEARNLFNEMPTKNLVSWNAMIGAYVRDNQIDDAYKLFMEMPEKDSVSWTAMINGYVRVGKLLQAREILNLMPYKNIAAQTAMINGYVQSSRMDEANEIFSQISVRDSVCWNTMITGYAHCGRMDEALRLFQEMVCKDMVSWNTMIAGYAQAGQMDKALEMFNGMQERNVVSWNSLITGYVQNGLYFEALNCFILMKQQGEKPDQATIVCCLRASANLAALKVGVQLHHLTIKTGFANDLFVKNAILTMYAKSGRVTEAENVFAEINNKDVVSWNSLISGYALNGYGKEAVELFEVMPLRGVIPDEVTFTGLLSACNHGGFVDQGLNLFKSMTETYSIKPQPEHYACVINLLGRVGRLEEAVEIVEGMKNVSSAKIWGALLWACRIHHNLELAKYSAVRLLALEPQNASNYVLLSNMHAEAGRWDMVERVRVLMKENKAEKQPGCSWIEIDNQLHCFLSKAPPDLRPEICNILKTVRNTEWMLDYRYMLDIL; encoded by the coding sequence ATGAAATTCAATGTCAGGTCAATTGGGGAGAAGGGAAGCTATGTCGTTACTCAAAATTTAAGAATTTCCCAGTTGGGAAAATCAGGTCGCGTTGAAGAAGCTGTTGCAATTTTCTTGCAGATGACTGAGAAGAACGTTGTGACGTACAATTCGATGATCTCTGCCTATGCCAAAAATGGAAGGATAGCAAATGCGCGCGAGTTGTTTGATTTAATGCCTCAAAGAAATTTGGTTTCATGGAACTCCATGATCGCGGGTTACTTGCACAATGAGTTGGTTGAGGATGCAGCCAAACTGTTTGATAGAATGTTTAAAAGAGACATCTACTCGTGGACTTTGATGATAACTTGTTATACTCGTATTGGTGAGCTTGAGAAAGCAAGGGAGCTTTTCAATTTGCTTCCTGACAAGCAAGACACAGTTTGTCGGAATGCACTTATTGCTGGTTATGCAAAGAAGAGACGGTTCGATGAGGCGAAAAAGCTATTTGATGAAATGTTGGTTAAGAATATAGTTTCATGGAATTCTATGTTATCAGGCTACACAAAGAATGGGGAAATGCAGTTAGGGCTGCAGTTCTTTGAAGCTATGGGAGAAAGGAATGTGGTTTCATGGAATTTGATGATTGATGGATACATTGGGGTTGGTGATTTGGATTCTGCCTGGATGTTTTTCAAGAAAATTCCAACCCCAAGTGTGGTATCCTGGGTGACAATGCTCTCTGGTTTTGCACATTGCGGTAGGATGACTGAGGCTCGAAATCTCTTCAACGAGATGCCAACTAAGAATTTGGTTTCTTGGAATGCTATGATTGGAGCTTATGTACGAGACAACCAAATTGACGATGCTTATAAACTATTTATGGAAATGCCAGAAAAGGACTCTGTATCGTGGACTGCTATGATCAATGGGTATGTTCGAGTTGGTAAACTTTTGCAGGCAAGGgaaattttaaatctaatgCCTTACAAGAATATTGCTGCTCAAACAGCAATGATCAATGGATATGTACAAAGTAGTAGAATGGATGAAGCCAACGAAATTTTTAGTCAAATTTCTGTGCGTGATAGTGTTTGTTGGAACACCATGATCACTGGCTACGCACATTGTGGAAGAATGGATGAAGCTCTCCGTTTGTTTCAAGAAATGGTATGCAAAGACATGGTTTCATGGAATACTATGATAGCTGGTTATGCTCAAGCAGGACAAATGGATAAAGCACTCGAAATGTTCAATGGAATGCAAGAAAGGAATGTTGTCTCTTGGAATTCTCTGATTACAGGATATGTACAAAACGGATTATACTTCGAGGCACTGAATTGTTTCATATTGATGAAACAGCAAGGAGAGAAGCCTGATCAAGCAACTATTGTATGTTGCTTGCGAGCATCTGCCAATCTTGCAGCTTTGAAAGTTGGAGTTCAACTTCACCATCTCACTATCAAGACTGGTTTTGCCAACGACTTATTCGTTAAAAACGCAATATTGACCATGTATGCGAAAAGTGGAAGAGTCACTGAAGCTGAAAATGTATTTGCTGAGATCAACAATAAAGATGTGGTCTCATGGAATTCTTTGATATCTGGATATGCATTAAATGGGTATGGAAAAGAAGCTGTTGAACTTTTTGAAGTGATGCCACTAAGAGGTGTCATTCCTGATGAAGTTACATTCACGGGCTTGTTATCTGCTTGCAATCATGGTGGTTTTGTGGATCAGGGTTTGAATTTGTTTAAGAGCATGACTGAGACATATTCAATAAAACCCCAACCAGAACACTATGCTTGTGTGATCAACTTGCTCGGTCGAGTGGGTAGGTTAGAAGAGGCTGTGGAAATCGTGGAGGGGATGAAAAATGTGTCAAGTGCAAAAATATGGGGTGCATTGCTCTGGGCATGTAGGATACATCATAATTTGGAGCTAGCTAAGTATTCGGCTGTGAGGCTTTTGGCACTCGAACCACAAAATGCTTCAAATTATGTACTATTATCAAACATGCATGCTGAGGCAGGGAGATGGGATATGGTTGAGAGAGTCAGGGTATTGATGAAAGAAAATAAGGCTGAGAAGCAACCTGGCTGCAGTTGGATCGAGATTGACAATCAGCTGCACTGTTTTCTATCTAAAGCTCCCCCAGACTTGAGGCCAGAAATTTGCAACATATTGAAAACTGTTAGAAACACAGAGTGGATGTTGGATTATAGGTATATGCTTGATATATTATGA
- the LOC103502498 gene encoding APO protein 1, chloroplastic, protein MLQMLPAVSTCFWDPSQMGILIGNVEFTSRHLSALRSYTLRPKFAHKLLSQKVPTALRTLSYTSQEYGKEPVSKKRDVYRQNVDLPAILPKKKKKPYPIPIKQIKRAAKADKELAQRGIEKPLEPGKNGLLVPDLIPVAHQVLDAWKILIKGLSHLLHVIPVYACRECSEVHVAHSGHHIQDCLGSTSAMRRSFHSWVTGSINDVLVPIESYHLYDPFGRRIKHETRFEYDRIPAVVELCIQAGVDIPEYPSRRRTKPIRMIGKKVIDRGGNMEEPKPWQSCESYPLLDFDTQGASQRFAPPLPDDVPRIAQETIEAYETVRYGVRMLMKKYTVKACGYCPEVHVGPWGHNAKLCGEFKHQWRDGKHGWQDATLDEVLPRNYVWHVRDPKGPPLIGTLKRFYGKAPAVVEVCMQAGATIPKKYLPMMRLDIVLPDGEEARSVA, encoded by the exons ATGCTCCAGATGCTTCCGGCGGTTTCTACTTGTTTTTGGGACCCATCTCAAATGG GTATCCTCATTGGCAATGTGGAGTTTACGAGCCGGCACCTTTCTGCACTCAGATCATATACTCTTCGACCGAAG TTTGCGCATAAACTGTTGTCTCAAAAAGTGCCAACAGCATTAAGGACTTTATCCTATACCAGTCAGGAATATGGAAAAGAACCCGTTTCGAAGAAACGAGACGTGTATCGCCAGAATGTGGATCTTCCAGCCATATTgcctaaaaagaaaaagaaaccttATCCTATTCCCATAAAGCAAATAAAGCGGGCTGCAAAAGCTGACAAAGAGCTTGCACAAAGGGGTATAGAGAAACCACTTGAGCCTGGGAAAAATGGTTTACTTGTACCTGATTTGATTCCTGTTGCTCATCAAGTATTGGATGCTTGGAAAATTTTGATTAAGGGCCTTTCACATCTTTTACATGTTATTCCAGTATATGCTTGCAG GGAATGTTCAGAAGTTCATGTAGCCCATTCAGGCCACCATAttcaagattgtcttggttctACCAGTGCAATGCGTCGAAGCTTCCACTCATGGGTCACAGGTTCTATTAATGATGTCTTAGTCCCTATTGAGTCGTACCATCTTTATGATCCTTTTGGCCGTCGCATTAAGCATGAAACACGATTCGAATATGATAGAATTCCAGCTGTTGTAGAGCTCTGCATCCAGGCTGGTGTGGATATACCTGAGTATCCTTCACGTAGAAGAACTAAACCCATTCGAATGATTGGAAAGAAGGTAATTGATCGAGGTGGAAATATGGAGGAGCCTAAACCTTGGCAATCTTGTGAGTCTTACCCTCTTCTTGATTTCGATACACAAGGGGCTTCTCAACGATTTGCACCTCCTCTACCTGACGATGTCCCTAGAATTGCCCAAGAAACAATCGAGGCATACGAAACTGTTAGGTATGGTGTAAGGATGTTGATGAAGAAGTATACAGTGAAGGCTTGTGGGTACTGCCCTGAGGTTCATGTAGGACCATGGGGTCATAATGCTAAGCTATGTGGAGAATTTAAGCACCAATGGAGGGACGGAAAGCATGGTTGGCAGGATGCAACTTTAGACGAAGTACTGCCTCGCAATTATGTTTGGCATGTTCGTGATCCAAAAGGTCCGCCATTGATTGGTACATTGAAGAGGTTTTATGGTAAAGCTCCTGCTGTGGTTGAAGTGTGTATGCAGGCAGGCGCAACAATCCCCAAGAAATACTTGCCAATGATGAGGCTTGACATAGTCCTTCCTGATGGCGAGGAGGCGCGATCTGTTGCATAA